The window CAGTGGCGCTCCCAAACCCCTGTCGGTTCAATATTAACCCTTAAATAATATTAGTGATACAAATcactaaatattatatattgtaTTTAAAAGGGGGGAGGGGGGGTCTTGAAAACCACAATTTGCGAATTTCAGTAACGTTTACGCCTTGTTGGTGATTATTATTTTGCATATTTAAAAGTGTGGgtataagaaatgaaaagaaaaaataaagagaaatttgCAAATATAGCCAAAGTTGCTAATTACTTTTCACAAAATAGCCAAAATTTAGCAAATTTCACAAAATAACCACTAAAATTGCAGGTAATTAGGGACCATCTATGAAATCGGAAGTCCATCTACAAATTTACAAGTCATTAATGCAAGAATTGTTCATAAAAGACTTATACATTCACCAATGGACTTCCATCTGCGATTTGGACCAAGTTCATCTGCGATTGACCGGCCCAAGTATAAATACCATTTTTGTTGGAAGGCCCTCATTTTTCCATCTTTCAATTTGGAAAAACTCTTTCAAAGCCCTTGATTGAAGAACAACGGACGACTCCATTTATTCTCCCGAATTCATAGTCAATAATGTACGAATTCATAATCAACCTAACCTTAAAGAAAAGGTAAAATCGCAGATGTGGAAGAGAGGAAATCACAGACAGAATAGAATCCATCTACGATTTGGTGTCTCGATTGGAAAATTTTAGTCTTTTTATAACATTCGTGAAATAGCAGATGAAAAGCCTAAATAGCAGATGGAATCTAGACATCTGTGATTTTAGTGGCTATTttacaaaaaatgaatttttctggCTATTTTTGAAAAGTAATTAGCAAATTTGACTAaattaataaatttcaaaaaaaaataagatcattttaataaataacccTATAATTATAATTATGAGCTCTTTGTAACTCAATTACATATTAATcatcaaaaaaattaaattaaattaaattaaattaaaaattggTAGGAAGTCACCATCCAAATCGTACATTGTTTGCATCTTTATTTCACATCAATAAGAAATTTGGAGTCCAATAATAATGTTGAATAAAAAAATGAAGTATATCTTATCTTTTATAATGAAAAGACAATGATCACAGATTTGAATGTAAAACCAAAGCTTTGGTTTGATGGATAAAAGTTGGGGAGTGttttaatttaaaacaaaattctGGAAGTGAATTAGACCGGCTCGAGCATCTCCAATGAATACaaattatacattttttttttttggtattaaaTCATGTGAACAGGTGCACCGTGCGATGTTATTAGTAGCAAAACACCAAATTTTATGTACACTATTATCAAAACTATTTTTACTaaggttttcatttattataAAATAGTCACTCAACATTTAGAGTTATGTACTTATGCCATTTTAATAAAGTTTGTAATAAGTTCATATATGACAGAGATCGATCATAATTTTTTTGAAAACGCCAAATATCACTAAAAAACAAAATGCTTAGCAAGGTAGAAGATAGAATTACAATACAGATTGAAAGAACAAAAGATAAAATGTGATAGCAAAGTGAACAATTGCTTAACCCAATATACGTTTGAAATGTGAGCAAGTCCAATCAACCCAACTACCAAAGCCATGTTTACTCCTATGCTTGCACCAAAAATATGAAAGGGATATGATGTTGTGTGCAATCTTAATTGGTGAGGCAACAATTTCCTTAAAAATTTTGTCGTTTATGGACAGCTACGCATTCCACAATATACAAAAGAAAATCACGTTAAGAATTTTCCCCATACGATGACAGTTTCCCCCATGAAGCAGCGTAGTCAATGAACTCCAACACATTTGAGAAATTACGAGTGCCGATCCCGAACCAATGAAATATCCATTCACATACCTCATTACCCATATCATATTATTATTGTTAGGCCGAATGATATATTAACCACGAGGCACTTCGTGGTTGAGGTGGCCACGAATCACGCTCGTGCACACCGCCCCGGTGGTTCGTGGTAGGTCGTGGTCGTTGTCATTCGTGTTCCCGACGACGAATTCAAACGAGAATGGTGATTGGTGTTCGAATTTTTTGGCCGTTGAACGGCTATTTTGgccgttttttttttcaaacacaaTTTACTAATATAAATAACACTTCTATTATACCAAAATTTACACCCCATTCTATTCTCTAAAACcacaaaacacatacacatggATCCCACAATACATATGTATTATGGAGTTTTTAAAAAGTTTTGACTCGGATAACGACGTAGAATTCGTCGAGACATTCTTCAATGTTGTGCAACACGTTCACGCTGAAGAAAGTTCGAATGCAGCGCGTACAAGGGCGGTCGTCAATCGTGATCGCCAAGCCGCACACGATTTATTGGTACGTGATTACTTTGCCGATAATTGTCTTTATAATGACGACTCATTCGAACGTCGTTTCCGTCTGAATAAGACTATATTTTTACGTATTAGTAATGCTTTAGAATCTCGTTatgattttttcaaacaaaaacccgACGCTAGAGGAAGAATGAGTTTTAGTAGTATACAAAAATGTGCGGCTGCTCTTAGGTATTTGGGATACGGTATAGCATTTGATGCATCTGACGAATACTTGAAAGTATCCGAGAGGACCGCAGTTGAATGCGTAGATTGGTTTTCTGCATGTATTTATGAGATTTTTCACAAAGAATATTTGCGTAAACCTACTCAACGTGATATTGAGAGATTATATTCGGCTCATGAAGAGAGGCATGGATTTCCTGGTATGCTTGGCGGTCTAGATTGTACGCATGTGGCTTGGGAAAAATGTCCAACTGCATGGCGTGGTCAGTTCACTCAAGGAGATATAGGTGAACCAACTATCATCCTAGAAGCTGTTGCATCTCAAGATTTGTGGATATGGCATGCCTTTTTTGGAGTAGCGGGGTCTAACAACGACTTTAATGTTCTTGGTCAGTCTCCACTTTTCAACGATATTTGGACCGGCAAAGCACCTGATATGACGTTAACGGTAAACGGGCACGCGTACAAATACGGTTACTACCTTGGTGATGGGATATACCCGGATTATTCTACATTGATGAAGACATACCCGGTTCCTCGAAGTGAAAAAGCaaaattttttacaaaaaaacagGAATCGGCGAGAAAGGATATCGAGAGGGCATTTGGAGTCCTTAAGCAAACATGGCATGTAGTGAAATATGCTACACGACTCTGGGATAAAGAAAGAATTAAACGAATGGTCCTAACATGTATTAtaatgcataatatgattattgaaAATGAAGGTCGAGCGATTTGCACGTATGATCCGAACGAcgttgtcgttccaattgaggagTTCGTACTCGGAAGGAATGCGTTTTTAGAGCGAGTTGTTGAAATTCATAACAGTGAAACGTGTTTCAATCTTCGAGAAGATGTCGCGGAACATTTATACCAACATAGCATGAACGACGATTAGGATTTTTATATGTACGTTTGTTCGTTTTCttattaatgtaatgttttttttctaGATTAACTAAGTAATGTATTTAaagttgttattttatttttataattaatgaaaaaatagttttaaaaaaatgaatgctttttaattataaaaaatgtaattttattgtaatttttgaattaaaaaaagtaattttattgtatttttgaattaaaaaaaaaataaaaataatgatgtGGAGTGGTGTGTTAGTGGTATGTATCTCGTGTTAGTGGTAGTGGAATGTGGTGCTGATGTGGCACCCACCACATATGTGGTATGTCGTGGGTATAACGGATGGTCTTATTGATGAATATGTTACTTAACAAGAAATTCGAGACCTAAAAAGAGTTCTCATCTtaataaactcatataatatatGAGTCTCATAATTAGTATCATTAATGTATACAGTTCAATTAAAGCATCGACATCCTGAATGGGCAAGTGAGTCATGGTTGCTTTGAATACAATTTTCATTTTGTGAGTTGATTAGCTAAGTGTACCTTTGTATTTGTATGACAACAATTTGGATATGGGAATCACATGGGCTCAAATCTTTGTGGCCTACTCTTTGCTTCTTTGGCAACTTGCTCTTAAGTTGCGGTTATACCTTGGTTGCCTTGGTGATTTGGCTTTGAGCCTTGGCTTTAATTGACTTTTAACGTGTTAGTCTTAGCATTGGTTCCATTCATCTGTGGTATTGGCTCTGCCTGGACTTTGCATTGTCTCTACCCGCCTTGGATTTGAGTAGACTAGGAAATAACCTTGAGTTGTGCTCGATTTTGGCCTTAGCACTATTCAGCCTTGGCTTTGTCTTAACACAACTGTGGCTTCAGGTCGCTCAACCAATTTGAGGGATCTAAGGGAATAAAAAAACATGTGGGCTTTTGGTCTTTATTAtaataaatgttataaaccttcgtCATTTATCCAAACTTGGGACCGAAAATAATAAACTGAAAAGTTTATAAATAACGGAGTTAATTGTTttattatgtatatattttttgtgaATCGCCAAGACAACTACAAATGAACAAAAAAATGAGGCCTATCGGACCATTAGTAATGAACTAATTGAGATTTGAGATATATTAATATTAGGTTAAGTTCGGAGAATATGAGGCCCTTTAGAATCTTAAGCCCTAACTTAGAAAATTATAAGGCTGAGTCGCCTTTGTAGCCTTAGCCATACTCAGCCTTGTCCTTGGCCTTACCTATCCTTGGCCTTAAGCTTTACCCATTTGTGGCTGATATGCCTTGAGCTCTACTCGACCTTGGTTGGGGTCTTTTATAGACCCTATGTGTAAAATAAATAGGGCTTACTCGAGCATTTTGTTTCAGACTTAACCATAATCATTCGAAAAGAAAAAAAGATTTCTCgtatctttttttttaaataagctaGTTATCGTGTGTAAGTGAAATGTCGATTTttttattgtgtgtgtgtgtgtgttttgtgaatTTTAATGAAATGGTGGTTCCCTATAACTGAAATGTTTTATGTTTCATGTAGTGAAGGCTTTAGAGAATAAAAACCAATGGTGAATGCTAGGTAAAGGAAGTGTTATAATCATTTTAACTCCATCGTGTCATCAGTAGTgtataataaattattttgtacAATAGATTCAAGAATGACTCCTTTGGTATTGCAAGAATACTTACAAGTAAATCATTGTTCGTAAGGTTGAAGGGAGTCGTGCAAAAGGTGTCAAACTCCACATCAACTCTAGCAAGGAACGGTGTCGAACTCCACATCAGCTCCATCAAGGAAGAAAGTGGGGAAGAAGGGAGGAAGAATAAGAAAAACTCGACGTGTCATTGCCAAGTTAGGGTTCCGAACTTAGCATGTTGAGTTCACGATGCGTATTCGCCGAGTACACATCAACAATGTCCAGCTCGTTGTCGAGCCACTCCTTATAACCTAATAGCCTAGCGAATGACTTCCTAAGGTTGGAAGGAGTGGTAACACTCTTAGCATGTTGTCACATagggttttttagttttttttttattttttttatgacaAAAAAAAGTAAGGAGTGGAAGTGTAACAATTTAATAGGTttaattttgaagaaaaaaataaaatatataaagaaaTACAAATTTGTCAATCAAAACATCCTTTCATactttctctctcctctctcataaCAACTTTTTCTTAACATCCTCCTTAGCACAAGGTAGGGGGTGGTGTAGCATCCTTAGCACCTCTCACTTCCTATAAATACCCTAACGTAGATCATTTTGTGCATCTCCCTGTATTGCATGAATAACCAGTTGTGAATTAATAAACTATGTTGAGAAGGAATAATTAATAGTTCAAGCAAGTACATATAAATAATCCATATATGGGCGATCAAGCATCAAAATCTTTATAATTCATGTGATTAATATGGGATTGATACGGTTATATAAGGAAAGGTATCTAATATTCCAAACAAAAGTACGAAAGATactaaaaatctaaaaaaatacaAAGGATAAACAAAAATAGGAAAGGTACAAAATGATGGTGACTTTCTAGAAGCTATACTTTTTAGGTTTCAAAACCTCCTCGTTAGACCATCTGGTATACCGAGCACGAGCAAGGTTGTGGTCTACGTGGCCACGGAAGTTCATCGTGCACACCATCCCGATCTTTCGTGGTCGGCTGTGGTCGTGCTCACTCGTGGTGCAGACAACGAAAGTAAACACCCAATAGGGAAAGAGGAGGAACAGGGCATGCGTCGAGTTCTGTGATTTAAGGGAAAGAGATGATCAAAACTTTCAGAAATTGCCAATTTCAGTCCTTAGATTTACCCATATTAACAAAACTTGccttattttattgtatttttgattttaaaaaaaaataaaaaataatgatgTGGAGCGGTGTGTTAGTGGTAGGTATCCCATGTTAGTGGTAGGGTAATGTGGTGCTGATGTGGCACTCACCACATATATGGTATgtggtgggtataacggatgGCCTTAGGTATTGGACTCTCACGGATGCATCCATTATTCCATTTTAGATCACTACTACAATCAATATGTAACTTTTTTAGAACTTTGTGGttcaaaaatatattttagtGATAGAaacatgttttttaaaatttagaAAATTGAATGAGACAGTTTTTAGAATCGATCTAATTCCACATGAAAATAGATACGTTTTTTGCAAAATGAAATGCAAGAGACCTTTAAGAATAATTGTAGATATGTCTATTATGTAAAACTCTGTTATCTAATTATTGAACATTTGTTACatcaagaaaaaatgctaacAGAATATCACAGAGAACACCTTCCcatcatcaaaaaaaaaaaaaaaaaaaaaaaaaaaaaaaaaagtccggactagaaaaagaccgattttgttcaCATTACTTTAGAAGAGGTAAAAACGTGTTTTTGAATTGATTTGGAAGGACCCGATTCAAGACCAACCCAATATCTAGGTCCAGCACTATATTTCATTATGGTGCTTAAATTGTTATCAGTTCATGGGCCTCAAGCCCTCAAATGAGTTTTGGCGAATTTTGTCAACAAAATCCGTAACCGGGCATTCTTATTTCTTAAGCACTAGGTGTAAGACcagtgtattacacgggtttattaaaaataaaagtttaatatcagtatataaatatgaaatgttttataaTGTAATACTTTACATAACATAATTTAATCTTTTAAAAATTTGCAAAAGAAACTAAATCGTTTGAAGTATTTATGAAAATTTATTACCAAATTAATAGgatgattttatttccttataaaacccattataattttatgaaattttattttaagaaaaatagAAGTCTctaaaaaaatgacaagtggaaaataaaatttttaaaattctcacaaaatgacaagtatcaaaatgaagaagatgacatgtagcaaaaaaactttcatttattaaaaaGGATTTATAGTTTGACGAATACGCTAACctaatcttattattcttttaCAAAACCTCTTAATAGTTAATATGACTAAGAAGCTAAAATTTTATGCACTAAATAGCGCGTGCAAACTTAAATATATTGAAGTTCGTATCCttattaataaatgaaggtttttttgccacttgtcatattctccttcattttgacacatgtaatttttctaagatttttaaaattattattttccacttgtcattttttgagGATTTCatatttcttaaaataaaattttaataaattctaatgggttatatatatgtaaggtTATTATTCTATTAGTTTGATAATATATTCTCATAAATGCTCCAAACGATTTGATTTCTTTCATAAATGCTCCAAAAGATTACATTTTGTATGGAAAagcattattttataaaatatttaatgtttatatattttcatattgaaattttacttttaataaacccgtataatatacgggtcttacacctagttatATATAGAAAGATTATCATTGGAAACTCTTAATCTTAATTTATTTACATTTAATTAACCTGTTTTATAACCCATCTGTGTTTGTTTGTAACATAATTTGATTTTAATATAGGTTTTGTATTACTCCTGCCGTTTCAATATTATTGTCCACGGACAAAAAAACACACgaattaagaaaaacattaattatcactaactttatttaataaaatgacaattttgtccttagtttgcatttaatgttccattaaattcTTAGTTAGTTAAGTAATAATGATggagtattttggtaaaaatgttatttatttttagaagttgactattattttgggacaaaccaaaaagaaaagatggactataattttagGACAGAGGGAGTATATATAATATTTTCGGAAATGATCCATTTTCCTAATAGATTTTAAGATTTTACAATTCTAATTCTAACCAATAAATGAaatttatttttgtcaaataTCATATTCTTATTAAATTTGATACATGTTGGTTTTTAGgatcttttgaattttttttttccatttgtaattttctaaaatttaagATCCATATTTTAGTAAGGATATTctattaaatttcaaaataaatactttgttttttttttctttctctttcaAATCTTCTATAATTAAATCTTAAATCACTATATCATACATCATTTATTAAAATGgcaatatttattttattattatatgttgaattagttactttattcattatttttaataaacttggCATTTTAAATCttaataaacttttatttttaataagcaTGTGTAGTATAtaagtctcacacctagtatattgatgggatgtcaagtccaccaagccaATTACACCATTTGTTTGTAgataaaacgtaatataatggtaaaaaggggtattgATCATCAGGGAAATGATtatattcaatcaccaatgcaatctaaaagaactattgtaaataaactaactaactacaattaaactaaaagggggtgttgtgattgcttgaaaactaaaagacttaaATAACTAAAAACTTGTAATTATGCAAGAaagtgagatgctcaaatattggagatAATTGGTAAattaaggcaattcaacacaatgaacatttgtgtgtttatcattaggatttaacatgaagcttatcattcatcccaaattggttatagcaatcatgaagcatgatatgccaagatttctcataggtagtatggaggttgggaaAGCCCAcgacacaccttcttaatcaaaatcaaagatccaattgaagcaattgaacccaagaagttgattagccttaagaatgaagaaatccccaattcctagaggatgtcaatgcttacacatccataaaggagttatgattcataagctagagatgatttctaccatcataaaacccttgttctaagtaaattcaatgattcaatgctaAACCAAAGAACTAAACCAACAATTGTTTATTAaagtaccaagctcatgatcaaagcactAAACAAACATAGgaaatatgaactagaatcataGACATAAGATAAATGATAAATAAGCATAAATCCTTCAAGAACCCACAAACATTTAGAGGTTTTAGCCAAGGTCTACCAAAATAGAGAGTTTAGCCACTCATGACAATAGAACAACAATCACAAAAGTCTAATTGCAAAAAGAAACTACCAATAacttggaaagatgaaaagaaatgagTCTTGAGCTTCAAAATCGC of the Lactuca sativa cultivar Salinas chromosome 6, Lsat_Salinas_v11, whole genome shotgun sequence genome contains:
- the LOC111901534 gene encoding uncharacterized protein LOC111901534, encoding MEFLKSFDSDNDVEFVETFFNVVQHVHAEESSNAARTRAVVNRDRQAAHDLLVRDYFADNCLYNDDSFERRFRLNKTIFLRISNALESRYDFFKQKPDARGRMSFSSIQKCAAALRYLGYGIAFDASDEYLKVSERTAVECVDWFSACIYEIFHKEYLRKPTQRDIERLYSAHEERHGFPGMLGGLDCTHVAWEKCPTAWRGQFTQGDIGEPTIILEAVASQDLWIWHAFFGVAGSNNDFNVLGQSPLFNDIWTGKAPDMTLTVNGHAYKYGYYLGDGIYPDYSTLMKTYPVPRSEKAKFFTKKQESARKDIERAFGVLKQTWHVVKYATRLWDKERIKRMVLTCIIMHNMIIENEGRAICTYDPNDVVVPIEEFVLGRNAFLERVVEIHNSETCFNLREDVAEHLYQHSMNDD